The sequence ATTCTAAGTCAAATTTCTTtaattcaaagcagaaaaaaaaCATGCATTTGGCATTCAATTCGCTTTCTTATCCACGCCATGATGCTATGTAAAGGGAAGCTAGAGAAGTAATAAACAATTTTATGCTCGTACAAGTAAACTTAATGCATGATTTGATATCTCAATCGGACTAGTTCAATTAGTCAAACCAACTGGTCAAACATGGGAAGAATGATACAAACTCACATGGATTACTCGATATTTCATCCTCATCAACCCCAAATCAAACGTTGCCCTAATTAATCGAAAGAACCACCCCGAACATAGACTGATTGCGATTGTTTGTTACGACATCACATCTAATAGCGACGAGCTTCTTTCCCCCTTCTTTTGTGTAGCAACTCGCGAAGCAATTGACAGTTCTACCCATTTCCTGCACGTGTCTCTAGAACTGTCTAGAAAGTTCAGTAGGACTTTATTTTTCAGTTTAGTTTCCTTTATGTGATAAAAGAAATGGGAACAAGAAATGGTGTGACTCAACCAACAATCGCTCACGAAGACGGCAACGCCAAAAACAAGGCGTCATGATATGGTTAATCCACACGGTTAATTTATTTCGCTTTTGAAGAGATGCGGGGGTAAATTAGTCAAAGACCAGGACCATCTCACGCACAGCTAAAACTTAGCTAGAGGCAAGTGATGAAGTACCGGAAATACCCTTCACCGCCTGTGTGATGAGAGCAAATTGATTCTTAGAGCCACGCGGGCACTGCTTGTTGCACGCTTCGTGGCGTCTGCTTTCCATCTCCCGCCCACCGGACGTTGACCCGTCTTTTACAAACTACCCCCCTCCCCAGCCATCTCCCTGTCACCTCACGTAGTTGCCTATTCACGAGCGTCAATCTTTTCGAAGGACGCGTGTGCCTGTCATCCACCGTCCATCCGCTGGATCCGCTTTGAGCTGCGTGCTCGCCTACCACGGACACAGACTGTCCTCGCCAAAAAGGAGCGAAGAGTCGGAGCTTCAAATGAGAAATCTCGCACAACTTTTACGTCTAAATCAGCCCCGCACAGCGGAGATATCGGATCGGTGATGGACGGTGGCGATGGATAGGGGTGTTTATTTCGTAGGCtcttttagcttttttttttttctttgacgcAGATTTCTACAACGAATCCTAACAACTCTCTTTGCCTCGGAGCTCGTCGTCGCCAAAGCGTTGAATTGGTGGCGTCGTGTTCGTTTTAAGAAGGTGAGAAGAAGTGGAGGTAAACTTGACTAGAACAGGAAAGgtctataaagaaaaaaagaagaagaaaaggggatTGGGAGAGAGTGGCGCACCGCTGAGATGGTGAGGACGCCGTCGTCGGGCGGCGGGAGTTCCCGGAAGTCCGGCCATCGGCGGATCGCCGACATCCTTGCGGATGATGAGGACTCTAGCGACGAGTCCGTCTTCAACGGGTACGGCTACGGCTACGGCGGTGGGGGAGGCGGAATGCTGCCCATTTTCCTTAACGACCAGAGCGATCTGGTGGAGGTGATGCTGGAGCTCGACGAGGAGTCGATGGTTGTCCGGAGCGTCACCCCGAcatccgccgccgccgctgccgcggcGTCGGCGGGGAGGGATTCGTCGGGGAGCCTGAGCCAGAGCTCCTCGACGGCGTCGCGGATCCGGCGCAAGTTCGCGTGGCTCCGGTCGCCGACGTCGCGGCGGACGCTGGCCGACATGCTGGCGACGGACGACTCGTCGCCGGGCCCGCTCCAGCTCCCGGCCCCCACAGCTGCCGTGTCGTCGCGGGACGCCCGGCGGATCCGGGCGCGACTGGAGCGGACGCGGTCGGGTGCGCAGCGGGCACTGAAGGGGCTCCGCTTCATCAGCCGGACGACGACGGGGGCAGCGGACGCGGCGGAGCTGTGGCGGCGGGTGGAGGACCGCTTCGCCTTGCTCGCCAAGGACGGCCTCCTCTCCCGTGAGGACTTCGGCGAATGCATAGGTCACTCTCACTACACGCTTCTCTTATGTTCTTTTCGGATCGGGATCGGGTAACCTCCCAGTGATGCGGTCCAACCATCGTTGAGGATTTATTTCGATTTCATCTTCCCCAGGAatggtggactcgaaggagttcGCTGTGGGCATATTCGATGCCCTGTCAAGAAGGCGGCGCCAGAACTTGGAGAGAATTACCAAAGAAGAACTCTACGAATTCTGGCTCCAGATCTCTGATCAAAGCTTCGATGCCCGCCTTCAAATCTTCTTCGACATGTATGTATGCGCTTGATCAAAGCTGTACGATTTCTTTTCTTCATGCTCTAATTTGATTTTTGTTATGGTAGGGCGGATACCAATGTGGATGGGAGGATTACGAGAGAGGAAGTACAAGAGGTGAGCTCATCCTGGGCAGTCCAATTATCAGTGCTGTTATGGAGACTGTGAGGGCAAAGAAAGGGTAActatcatttgtttcactttttGTTGGGTAACAGCTAATAGGCCTGAGTGCTTCGGCAAACAAGCTGTCCATGCTGAAGGAGCAGGCGGACGAGTACGCGGCTCTCATCATGGAAGAGCTGGACCCCGAAAACCTCGGCTACATCGAGGTGAACAGGGGACACCCAATTCCTTCGTCTCCTTTCCACTTACGCGTCGATCGATGCATAGCCTTTCAACGCTGTTGCgcgttctcctttttcttttgaacAGCTATGGCAACTGGAGGCGCTGCTGCTGCAGCGGGACACGTACATGAACTACAGCCGGCCGCTGAGCACGGCGAGCGCGGCGGGGTGGAGCCAGACCATCGCCGGCGGGCCGAAGCCCTCTCGGCGCCGCTGGTTCAGCCCTCGCCGCGCGGCAGCTAGGCTGCGGCTGGCAGCGCAAGAGAACTGGCAGCGGGCGTGGGTGGTGTCGCTGTGGCTGGCGGCCATGGCGGGCTTGTTCGCCTGGAAGTTCACGCAGTACCGGGAGCGGGACGCGTTCCAGGTGATGGGCTACTGCCTTCCCACCGCCAAGGGCGCGGCAGAGACGCTCAAACTCAACATGGCCCTCGTGCTGCTCCCCGTCTGCCGGAACACTCTCACCTGGCTCCGCTCCACACGGGCCCGGCTTTTCGTCCCCTTCGACGACAACATCACATTCCACAAGGTATGTGAATTCTAAATGATTGATTGGATATTCTATCGAAACAAATCGCAGTTACTGTGCCCTTCCCTCTCTACTTGTTCATCACGTTGTGGTTGAGCCGTCAGAGTCTCCGCACATCTTCCATCTTTTGTCATTTTAATTTTACGTGCCAAATGCATAGTTCGTACTCGCGCCTCTTCACGGTGGCCGGCAGTGCACGTTAAATGGATCTCATGCACTGTCCGTCCCCGACCTCCAGAACAAGGGCCTACCGCCTCCTCCTCTTTCCTCTGTCTTGATGATTCAGACTTGGGTCCTTCTCAATCCACAAGGTTCCACATTTCGCCTTATGACGTGGTGGCATCTCGCTTCCCTCGCCGGTCGTGTCAGCTGTGCTTGGTGGACACCCATGACCAACATCTCCAACCAGCGCAACACTTTTGTTCTCCTCCCAGAAGTGTATTGTACATGAATTTTTCTTCGAGTACATGGCCTTCCAAAAGTTAAATATGCCACCTTCGGGGTCTCACCAATCACTGAAATCCAACTGCCCAAATACCAAGGTGCTCCAAGACAAGTATTTTTAAGCTTTTATGCTACAGTATCCCACGTGGTATGCGCATTTGTATGTGTACGGGCTGCATGTTAAACCACAAACAAAAGCTTCTTGGGACTAATACTTTTATATGCCACGTAAATTAGATTTGTTGTTCTTATGGTACAGATGATTGCGACTGCCATAGTGATCGGGATCCTTCTACACGCCGGGAATCATCTGACGTGCGATTTCCCGCGGCTGATCAACTCGTCGCCGGCGCGCTACGAGTTGGTGGCCAGATACTTCGGACAGGAGAAACCCACGTACGGGAGCCTGGTGGCTGGGGTGGAAGGGGTGACGGGGATCGCCATGGTGGTGCTGATGACCATCTCCTTCACGCTGGCCACCCACCGGTTCAGGAAGAACGGCGCGAGGCTGCCCTTCCCGCTGAACCGGCTCAGCGGGTTCAACGCCTTCTGGTACTCCCACCACCTGCTCGCCGTCGTCTACGTGCTGCTGCTCGTCCATGGCTACTACATGTTCCTCGTCCAGGAGTGGTACCAGCGGACGGTATGTCCTTCCGACGACTCTTCTCGGTTACATTCTGCATCGATGACGTTACATTTCCATGCGTCGGAGGCGGAACCGGGCTTGGCGCGGCGTGGCATGCAACGGGTCGGGATGGGGACAGGTTTTTACGTCCCACGTCTCCGTCGTCGCTTCTTCGAAGCTCCGTCGCGTGTGCAACCGGTTGCCTACTTTCCGTCCCCGCACGGCATTAACGACCACGACCCGATATTTTCTCTTTTTAGGGCGACCACAAGGGACGCCATCCCTTCTCTCACTAAAACTGCGCGGGAGCCACTTGCCTTCCCCGCTTGACGGGGGTCAGGCGGGACCCAATGATGGGGATACCATTTCTTCCTCCAATAGGATGTCAGGTGGATGTTAGGCTAGGTTGCTCAGAGTCTCTTTTTGGATCGAGGTTGGCGTAAATACGCGTGACTGGGTTGAGACGAGAAATAGGTGAAACACAACCACTTCCACGTCCCTGACGTGTGTTAAATGCGTCAAAGTGACCCGTCCCCGTCGGTCACCCCGGACGAACATCAACACCGGACCCCCCCTTCCCCATGCTGTGCGTGATTTCCGGAGCTTAGAATACTCCCCGGTTACATGTAGACTTCTCCCATCTCAACCGTCAGTTTACTCCCGTGTATATCCGCCGTTCATCGGTACCACCCTCAAACGTACAGGTGAGCGTGGTTCAGATGGACGGTAGGGATTATAGTTAGAGGTCAAGATGTGACAACCGGAGGATTCCAAATTGTCGTCCTAATTTGAGTTTGAGGCCATGATTTAATTAACTAGATTAGCAAGGTCGGATTTAGGATCTTGACCTGTCTTGTCATGTCGACTATTCGACACTAAGACAATACTTTACAGCCCATCATGTCGAGATCGATGTTTCAACTGTCTCGTCTAGTATGGTTGATTATTTGCATTGTGGTGGGTGGTGATTGGAACCGCTGAGAGCAAGCTGATCATGCCATCCCGTTGATCGGATCACAGACATTATAAGTTAATTTATGCTTCATATAGACCGAGTTTGGACTTGAAATTTTGGGACCAGCAGAAGCATCTCCATCAGACACCTAAGAGTCTAGCTAGAGTATGGGCCAACACATCTGGATGTGAGACTTTgcctaataaaaaagaaaagataaatatGTCTTGCTGGTAGGTTTGACTTAGGTGTTACATACGTTATTCTAGTGACTTGATCGTGAGGGTCACCGTGAGCATCCTTCATTCTCATGTCATGGTCTTTCAAACGTATTCTTGACGATAGAATATCTTGAGCATAAGTTGGAACAGTTGATGGAGGGAACTCGTATGTTAGTCACAATCTCACCGAGGCTTGGAATTTGGTGCAACAACTCACATGGAAAGAGCTATAGTTTTTTCTTAAATAGTCTGCTTGCATTGTTGGGTAGCAAGCACAGATGACGTGAGCATTAATTTGGAGCTATATTGGTAGCATTTGACCATTGACTTGGAACTCTCCAGAGGTCATGGTATCATGCCATCATTCACACAAGCAAAAAAGAATACTAATATCCTATTACACATCGTTCTAGTCTTAGTCTGTAAATTGCCAAGTTTAAGGTGTTTCCAGAAgtgtttttattaaaaaaaaaaaacaacaaaaataataaagaaaacaatTGCAGCCAtaatgaaacttgtttgtatattaGGTTTAAATGCTACATGCATCATCTTAGATGTATCTATATTACTTGTGATGCATATACCTGCCAGCATACAACAGAAAAGAAATTTCTAAAAGTTTTTCCATTGGTTCAGATGAAAGAGTGTTGAGAATTTCTGATTTAAAATGTTAGTTGCTATATCAATTCGTAGGGTAGTCCAAGGTCCTGTGTACATTGATTATCTGCGGAAATGGAATCTGACTTGGGGACGTGCTTAACTGCAAAGTATTTATGAGGATAGTTGTGAAATAATAATATTCAATCAGTTCCAATAGTTGTAGCTTTGCATGACTTGTAGTCTTTTGTATATTGCATGTTGCTCCCATTTCTTTCCTTCCATTGAAGGGTCAAGTAGAGGATGGTCTATTATTGTCGGCtaacattttttttatattttttttctctcttgggCTTCCATGCACCCCATACCCTACCACGATGTGGAGGTTGGCAACCAGAGATCAGGCTTTACTTAGGATTTCTTTTACATATTTATCATTCTAAATACTCAAAATACTTATCATCATGAATTTTCAAATTACATGTAtgccatttaaaaagaaaatcacACATGTCATCAAGCATGTGTTTGAAATATTCTTGTAAAGTGCTAATTAGTATTAGCTAATGTCCTAAATCAGATTTGATTGGGACCAAAACAAATACTCAGGCAATTCACTAAAACTAACAAGTTAATTATAATTTCATATGGAGATGACAAATACCAAGTTCTAAACTGGGTTTTAACTAAATCAACTATGCTTATTTCATATTGTAATCATGTTTAAAATAATATAGATAGAACCTAATAGGATGGCATATACATGGTCATACAGTAGTTTCTAATGGTATATATGTAAGAATGTGATAACAAATGTGGTatttaaaaaaaacaaaatgatATTTTGGAAGTTATATGTGGTATATATTTAAAAGCACTTGTATGGACAAAATTATTGTGTTGAAACTTGATTTCATTGAACTAATGAGATTTCGATAGCAATAAAATCTCAATAATCCAAGTATTTTGAAAATTCTTACTGGATTTCAACTATGTACATTGTGATCAATTTTAGAGACTGTTAGGTTAGTGACAATACAAGCATAATCTATTTATCCTATACATAAAGAAACAAACTTTAGATAAAGATGTCTCATTTCTAGTGTACTTGTTGAACTAATGTGCTAGAAAGGTACTTGATCTGATGTACCAGCAAGGTATATTGATCTGATCATCTGTTGTGCTAATTATGTGGTCATCTGGACAGACATGGATGTACATCTCTGTTCCATTGCTGCTCTATGTGGGCGAGCGGAATCTGAGGGCTTTCCGTTCCAAGGCTTACTCTGTCAAGATCTTAAAGGTACAAGCTTTCTTCATCTCTGGACCATTCAGTTTGTTCGATACTTCAAGGAAACTAAGTTCATACCACAGTTCGTACATGGTCATAAGGTGTTTCAATTTTCTGAACTTATTCCCCATGCTGAATTGTTTTACCAACTTCACAAGTTATTCCAAATTGAACTTTATTCAGACAGGAGAAATTAAGAAACAATTTAGCAAGTTGTCCTCTCCTGCTTCTCATTTGATGGCTTCACATGCAATTGTCAGTAAGAAATTCTTAAGAGTACTCTTAAGAATTGCCCTTTCTCATTACATGGTCcatgttatgcatgataattGCCCTTTCTGTAAGCCTTAATTATTAGCTGCTTGAATGCAATGTATCATCGAATGATTCATCAGCGTACATGAAGTGTAATCAATGGAACAAAAACAAATTGCATGTAACAGAGTTACCATGCCACTGTGCAAACCCTTGAATAGGTGTCAGAAGCTGGCTTATGATTTGCCTAGATATGAAACTTAGATGGTTTAGCAAACGTATTGTTACTGGAAAATCAAACTCATCGACCCAATTACTGTTATGTTTAACAAACATATTGCTTTAGATGTTTCTCCTTAAAATTCAACAATTTAAGGATTACAGCACATTGATTTGTTATAGTTGAAAATCGTAATGGTTAGAATATTTAGGTAACAGGGTATTAATGTCTCTACATATTTGATTTGTACCCTCGAAAGCAGAATTGCTTAGGTATAAAGCTTGACTTGATGATGTGTAGGTCGCATTACTACCTGGTGGTGTGCTGACTGTGACCATGTCCAAGCCACATGGATTTCGCTATAGAAGTGGACAATATATATTTTTGCAGTGCCCTACTATCTCCCCATTTGAATGGTTCATCACAAAACTCTTGTTGCTATCTCCATCGTTATTATGAACATATTCCACATAGTAAGCTCAACCATTACGCTTTTCATTTTAACAGGCATCCTTTCTCCATTACGTCAGCTCCTGGTGATGAGTACCTCAGTGTCCACATTAGAACCAGTGGTGACTGGACCCAGGAGCTTAAGCGCATATTTATAGAGAGTTACTTCTCACCACACTCAATGGGGAGAGCTTCACTTAATGAATCAGGTTCTTCGGAGCAGACAAGGTAAATTTATTTACATAATCGAGCAAATTACAGAAACGGCTATTCAGAAGAAAAGAAACTCAATAGTCAAAATTCAATTCCTGTGCAGGCAACCTAGATTGTTTGTAGATGGACCCTATGGTGCTCCAGCACAAGACTTTCGGAATTATGATGTTCTTCTGCTGGTCGGGCTTGGTATAGGAGCAACACCTTTCATCAGCATTCTCAGAGACCTACTCAACAACATTAAGTTAGCAGATGAACTGATGGTAAAGCGACAACCTATATGCTTGCTTCGCTGCATATACGCTGATTATTGGAATCTGTATCTCATTCGAGGTTTTGTGTATCTCTGAACCTTGTTAGGATTTGGCAATGGAAACCAGCAGGTCTGAAGTTAGCAGTCACAGCTTCAGCTTTTCCACATCCAGCAGCAGCATCAAGAAGCGAACATATAGAACTAGCAGCGCTCATTTCTACTGGGTTACAAGAGAGGCCGGATCCTTTGAATGGTTCAAAGGAGTAATGAATGATGTGGCTGAAATGGACAAGAAGGTTCTTCATTCTGCCCTATTGTTTTCTTTATTTGTATGCAAACAGTTTATTTGTTATCACATGTGAAAAAGGAAGACAGTTAACAGACTAATGgaagtttatttttattggaaCAGGGCATTATAGAGATGCATAATTATTTGACGAGTGTTTACGAGGAGCGTGATGCAAGGACTACTCTCCTCACAATGGTGCAGGCTCTGAGTCATGCCAAGCATGGTGTTGACATTGTATCAGGCACCCGGGTAAGAATCTATCCAGCAAACCTTCATCAAAGCATTTTATGGAATAAGTTGATATGCTTTCTGACAAACAATCACATACTTCTGTTGTTGTTATTATATAGATGAACAATGAATATCCTTGGTTGATCAAGGAATTAtactaaaattatattgataCTTTTTATATTTTAGGAATCTATTTGTTCTGAAGTCCCACAGTCTGATCTCCACTCTGGTTACAACTATAAGTTGTGATTTAAATCTCTCTCTGAAAGAAAGTTACTTCTAAcgaaagatttgttaaaataaatcagAAATTGATGTTAGTTAAAATAGGAAAGTTTCAATAGTTGAATTGATGGAATTAGGAAATCGGTTGAGTAAATTAAATATACAATGAAATGAATGTCCAAGAAGCataaaacttttattttctttttctatcaAGCAGAGCACAAGAAGCGTTTTTCAACTGAACCTATCTGTTTATAAGTGTTTTAGTGTCAAGAGCTGCAACCATTTCTGTTGTCAAACTCCATTAAAATGATTGAGACTATTAAATTGGCAGGTGAGAACTCACTTTGCAAGACCAAATTGGAAAGAAGTATTTACCAAGTTAGCTTCCGAGCATCCTGGTGCAACAGTAGGTAAGAACTTCACATGAACTTTCTACCTGATGCCATGATTTGCAACTTTGTTTCTGCTATTTAAGTAGCAACTTCATCAATAATCTTCCTGCTCAGCATTTTTCTGCCTCTACTGGCATTGAACAAGCATCAACAACAATCTTATTGGGATTTACAGAGTCCACTGGTTCACGCAGGTGTATTCTACTGTGGGACACCAACTCTAGCAAAAGAGCTGAGGAAACTGTCGCTGGAGACGAGCCACAAGACTTCGACTCGATTCCATTTCCACAAGGAGTACTTCTAATCAATGGATACGGTACAGCAAGacaattaaaattttgatcaaaagttCATAGAAGCAAATAACAAGTCCCTTATAAATGTATATAACCTGCATAATCTATGAAGGCAAAATAGTTACAAAGCACACCGTGAGAAAGATGAGATGCAACCTTTCTCAGTCATTATCATTATTCATAATCACACGTGTACAACCCATATACATGTTAATTAGCATAAattatactctttttttttcctttcagtaACTTTGCTGACTGTTTTGAATGAGACATTAACATACTCAGGCAAAGAACTTCCTCCAGTTTCGATCAAGGGCAATGCGAAGTTTGAATTCACCTAAAGGTAATCAAAAATTGCTCATTCATGCCTGTTAGTTGACAGTAATTAGTGCTATTGAgaatatgtgaaacaactttgACCTACACACAGACAGGACTTGTTGGTTTGATGTAGAGAAGCTCATCATTCAGCAAACATTTGTTGTGGTTAGAAACATTTGTTGGTTATAGACAAAGGACATAACTAGGTCCTTAAGAAGGGGTTTCCATTACTTTGCATACATGCTTTCTCCATGATGGAGCAAAGCTGGCTTCATTAGAGATCCAAAACAATCTTTCTTTGTAGTGACAGTGTCTTCAAGATCACTTAAAACAGAGCACACCTGAAGTCCCAGATTCACAAACTTGAAGCCTGCAATAAACACTTCCCACCCACAACTTCCCTTCTGAGATCTGAGCAGTGCTTCGGCTAGAAATCAGAGTTTAGGTTCCAAAGGGAAAAACAAACATATCCAAACTAGAACAGAAGAGTTTGGCAGAATGTCTTCCAAAAAACAGTTGATAGGTGGTATTGTGTGGCTGCTGTTGGCCTGACCAACATGTTGGTAGGACAGTGACAAGCAATCAACACTTGTTTCTTTCTGCAAGGCTGGAGAGTTTATGACTGTAGACACTACTAGTAAATTAACTTATACAACTTTTGTCTATGATACTTGGAACTACTGTTCCAAATTAAGATGATCAAACGAACAAGTACTTCATGGATCAAGAAGAGACTGTAACACATGACCCTTCGTTGctttattctctttttttatgGTTACTTGCTGATGGAGAAAGTACTGCGTTCCTCACGGTTCATTGAATCTGTAGAAAAATTAATACAGATTCTGTGAGACATCTGGGTGGATGTAGCACTAATCAGCACCTTAGGGCAGTACCATAATAAAAGTTCATCAAGGACAGCCTGTTGCCATGGCTTGTCCAATTATGAGCAGCTCTTGCTTTGTTAATATCATATGATCCATTGCCCATGCTGCTATTCCTTCTAAGATAATTTCAAATGAGAGGTGCTCTTATCCAACCTTATAGAATCATATTATATATAAGTCCACTATAAACTTTTAAATATATAGAGTTAATAGTAAGAGAACACCgtgaaatataatttaaaagaaaTTTCAATAATTCtgtttcaaattttatattttcatgATATTTTTAGCCACAGAGGACTGTAGGTGaaagttttatattttttatttaaaattttctatatgaatttatcctaatttaatcagaaacataaacataacccacAGAAatgttataattaaaattttataaatgaaaAATTAGTTAAATTTTGGATCAAATTATGGACAATAAAGTTTGGCATCAAAGTGTGAAATATCACCATGACAGCAAATATTAAAAGTCCAAAGATTTCATGTAGAAAAATCATGTGGCCTTTGGAAGTGTTTATGTGTTGCCAGAAAATAAAAActcaatgctgaagatgatggtcCTGCTACTTCTCAGTGTCACGCAAATACTTTCTCATGCAACACATGGCCATTTATTTACTTTGTATGATGGATCTACTCATCTACATGTAGATTCAAGTGAGCTAACTTTTTATTCTACAAGTGCATGGTCCCAGAATCTCTGCATTAGTTTCTTGAGCAAAGAAAGCTCTGCATTAACTACTGCCATGTCAATTCTCATGCTTCCCTTATTTTCAATGGCAAAGGTACTGAAGAG comes from Musa acuminata AAA Group cultivar baxijiao chromosome BXJ3-3, Cavendish_Baxijiao_AAA, whole genome shotgun sequence and encodes:
- the LOC103977436 gene encoding respiratory burst oxidase homolog protein E, which codes for MVRTPSSGGGSSRKSGHRRIADILADDEDSSDESVFNGYGYGYGGGGGGMLPIFLNDQSDLVEVMLELDEESMVVRSVTPTSAAAAAAASAGRDSSGSLSQSSSTASRIRRKFAWLRSPTSRRTLADMLATDDSSPGPLQLPAPTAAVSSRDARRIRARLERTRSGAQRALKGLRFISRTTTGAADAAELWRRVEDRFALLAKDGLLSREDFGECIGMVDSKEFAVGIFDALSRRRRQNLERITKEELYEFWLQISDQSFDARLQIFFDMADTNVDGRITREEVQELIGLSASANKLSMLKEQADEYAALIMEELDPENLGYIELWQLEALLLQRDTYMNYSRPLSTASAAGWSQTIAGGPKPSRRRWFSPRRAAARLRLAAQENWQRAWVVSLWLAAMAGLFAWKFTQYRERDAFQVMGYCLPTAKGAAETLKLNMALVLLPVCRNTLTWLRSTRARLFVPFDDNITFHKMIATAIVIGILLHAGNHLTCDFPRLINSSPARYELVARYFGQEKPTYGSLVAGVEGVTGIAMVVLMTISFTLATHRFRKNGARLPFPLNRLSGFNAFWYSHHLLAVVYVLLLVHGYYMFLVQEWYQRTTWMYISVPLLLYVGERNLRAFRSKAYSVKILKVALLPGGVLTVTMSKPHGFRYRSGQYIFLQCPTISPFEWHPFSITSAPGDEYLSVHIRTSGDWTQELKRIFIESYFSPHSMGRASLNESGSSEQTRQPRLFVDGPYGAPAQDFRNYDVLLLVGLGIGATPFISILRDLLNNIKLADELMDLAMETSRSEVSSHSFSFSTSSSSIKKRTYRTSSAHFYWVTREAGSFEWFKGVMNDVAEMDKKGIIEMHNYLTSVYEERDARTTLLTMVQALSHAKHGVDIVSGTRVRTHFARPNWKEVFTKLASEHPGATVGVFYCGTPTLAKELRKLSLETSHKTSTRFHFHKEYF